The Chroogloeocystis siderophila 5.2 s.c.1 genome includes the window GTGCTGCTTCATCATTCCATAGCGAACGATTATATAAGTATTGCACTGAGCGTACTAAGATACCAAAACTAATAATAGTCCAAGGTAATCTTTGCGGTGAAAATAATACTTTGTTGAGTGTTTTACTCAATTGATGATGCGTGTGTGATAGATGCATAGGATAATAGCTTAGAAACGGAGAGATTTTTTATTTGCTTGTATAGTTTGAATTGTTGACAGATACTGTCCTAAAAAAGGTAAACCAGCGATCGCAGGGACGAAATAGCGCGAAGTGCAGAGTAACCCTAAAGCCGCTGCTGTAGGTGCATTAAAATAAGGTTGATAAAACATGATAAGTGCTGCATCGCGAGTACCAATACCCGCAAAAGTCAATGGTAATAGCCCCGCTAAAATTGCTAAAGGAGATAACGCTAGGCTAGCAAGAAAAGGTGTCCAAGCATTCAGCGCAAGAATAAAAAACCAAATTTGCAACAAATGAAGAAACCAAATAAAGATTGAAGTTACAGCTATCTGTAATAGATGAACTTTATCATGCCAAAAATAATTATGCATTTGTCCCCAAGAACTACGGAATTTTTCTAGCTTTGGGTGAGTTCTTTTAGGGAGAATAACTCTAATAATATCAAAAAATAACTCCGCAAATTGGCGCGAAGCGAGTAGTAATACTCCTGTGACTAAGCCGAGAGTAACACTCGCATTCATTATCCAAAAGAGCCAATCGTTTTGCGAATAAAAGATTAAACCAAATACACACCACAGTAGTAATGAAAGTAAATCGCAAGTTTTTTCAAATATGACTAAAGATAGCGATAAAGAGCCGCTCAAATGCCCTCGCTCTTTCATAAAATAAGCTTTAGCAATATCTCCCATTTTGGATGGGAGAATCATATTCAAGACACTTGCGGCTAAAATTAAACGATTTGCCTCAAAAAAACCTAAACGCTTGCCTATAGGTATAAGTTGTTGTAATCTCCATGCTGTTAACATTGTTAAAGGAATAACCATCCCTAAACTAATTAACATCCACGAAAGATTACTATTTTGAAAAACTTGAATTAATCGAGGAAAGTCTATTTTCCAATAAATAATTCCTAAAATAGTAAAACTGACAATAATAGAAAGCAGTCTTTTCATGTAATTAAATCAAAGTAAGTTTATTATCTTTTTCAGCCTATAGTCTGCTCAATTTTAGAAACAACGCTCTATCTTTAGTGGTTCACCAAGAGCTAGTTTTCTTACTTCTTGTGTAAGATTAAACCATGATTGCATTTGATTGTGCTGAAATGTACGACTCATCACAACATATATAGAAGTTTGATCGCCGCCAATACCTGCATAAATGACATTATGCCAAGAGCGGGTATAAACTTCGTCAGTAATACACCATTGCCCACTATGCCAGCAAAGTTTTCGTCTAAAGTAATAGGGAGCGTTTTGTTTACCTGTAATTAATAATTTTTGCAGAATTTTACGAATTAAATTTGGAAAGAAACGTCCGAAAGTAAGCATTACAGCGCGTAAAATAAGCAAGTTTAATGGCGTCATTTGTTTTTGCTTTGCCCATCCCATTGTCCCAGCAATCGTAATTTCATCATCACCAATCGTCATTTCATACGCATCAACTAAATGTGCTACACAATTTTTCAGTTTATTTTTGATTTCAACTTGTAAGGAGATTTGAGTATCAGAAATAATTAATTGATTGTTGCGAAATAGTTTGAAAACGCCACCTTTATTTAAGGCTAAATACAATACTGTATTTTCGCGTCGCTCAATCAAAATCTTTGCTTCTTTTAACCATAAACGCCCTTGAGGAGGTGTGGTGAGTGTAGGACGCTGTGGCACAAAATCACGCCATGCTAGTAAATAATTCCAAGTATGATGTCCAATAATATGATCGTCAGCATAGCAAGGTGCTAATCCTTTAGCGAGTCCCTCAAGGAAGCGATCGCTAATTTGTAATGCTTCTGGCATCCAGCGCCCAATTAACTCAAATCCGTGCGGAAAGAAGTTATAAGTGTTACGACTGGCGTACTCACCACCATAGGAACCATCAGGATGCACAAAATGGGCTGCTAGCTTGACGGCTTTGATCAGTGCTTCTTTTAGCTTGGCATCGGGTTGGAGTTGATAAATTCTGGCTAAGCAGGAAATTGTCATTGTGTTGTAGCCAGGATCGCAGCCTTCGTATTCCTGAAACCACCCTTCAGAACTTTGCCAAGATAAAACGAGTTCTAGACGTTGCGCGATCGCCCTTTGCCATCGGGATGTTTGCAATAAATGAGAAAGTAGTAATAGACATAATGTAATTAAGGCTTGATGGTTGCTGAGTCGCCCGCTTTCTTGGTGGCTGGCTAACCAATCTGCCCGTTGGGAGAAAAACTGTAGAATTGCTGAATTATTTAGCCTGAACAGCACATAACTATCAATACACGCAAGTAACGAAAAAGCCGCTGCCCCACTCGCGCGTTCGTAAGGAAAGTAATCATCACACGAACCATCTTTGTGCGCGCTTCTCGCAGCATAAATAATACCTGCTTCTACCCAATCGCGCAGCACTGGTTGACGGTAAAAAGGGTTGTCAGGTAGATCAGTATCGTAAGCAAGCGCGAGTGGTAAAACAAATTCCTGTGCCATCCCGCTAGGAAAATCAATAATTTTATAATGCCAAAAGTTACGATCAAAGCAGCCATAGGTAGGGCTATGCGGATTGCGATCTAGTAGTGTCAAAATTTTAGGAATGTTTGCTAAAGCACTACGGGCAAATAAATTGCGGTGAGACATAAACTTAGATTTTAAAGTTCAAGGTGAACATTGCTTCCTTGCTTGACAGGTGAGACATCTTTGACAGTTCGCTTTACTGCATCTGTGTCTACCCGCCGCATTCGTAATTGCACCTCTTCGATTAGACGGCGATTTGCTGCCATTAAATCAGCAACTAAACCAAACATCCACAATTGAAAGCCAATTAAAATTAAAATTGCAGCCAGAATTAAACTTGGTACGCGCGTGCGTGTAGTAGTTTCAAAAAAGAAGAAAAATAACCAACGGAATCCTAATAATACCCCAATACTAAACGGCAAGGTGCCTAAGAACAGAAAGAAGCGTAGCGGTTTGTAGATAATGAAAATGCGCAGGATAGTAAAAAGCGATCGCACAACGTATCTTGGCGTACTTTTA containing:
- a CDS encoding lysylphosphatidylglycerol synthase transmembrane domain-containing protein, with protein sequence MKRLLSIIVSFTILGIIYWKIDFPRLIQVFQNSNLSWMLISLGMVIPLTMLTAWRLQQLIPIGKRLGFFEANRLILAASVLNMILPSKMGDIAKAYFMKERGHLSGSLSLSLVIFEKTCDLLSLLLWCVFGLIFYSQNDWLFWIMNASVTLGLVTGVLLLASRQFAELFFDIIRVILPKRTHPKLEKFRSSWGQMHNYFWHDKVHLLQIAVTSIFIWFLHLLQIWFFILALNAWTPFLASLALSPLAILAGLLPLTFAGIGTRDAALIMFYQPYFNAPTAAALGLLCTSRYFVPAIAGLPFLGQYLSTIQTIQANKKSLRF